The sequence TACCACGGCGGAGGCAATAAGAAACAGCAGATTGATGAACAGTACGCTGGTGATATTGCCCGCCAGAAACAGCGTTTGCAGCGTGCTGACAAAATAACGGGCCGGGATCAGGTAGGAAACGGCGCGCACCCAGACCGGATGGGGCAACGACAGGGTAAACACCGTACCGCCTGAACTGAGCATACTGCCAGTTTCCACCGCCCTGGTCAGGATGACGCCGGCGGACGGGGAGGTCAACTCGGTATCTTGCAGATCCAGTTCGGCCTGCGCCGGCGATCTCCTGCGGCCGGTTGCCGTTTTCATACTGTTTCAGTTTGTCTTTGGCCCCCTGTAAGGTCGCCAGCGCCTGATTACGGGCGGTTTTGGCATCTTCCAACGTATCGGCGGAAATCGTGCGTTTGGCCCACAGACCCAACTGGCGCTGATAGAAGCTGTTGGCGTAATCATAGGCCGCCTGACTTTGCATCAATTGAGAGCGCACCTGTTCGATCTCTTCGCGGCGATAGCCTTACCATAAATAGCCGCCGCGATCAGGACGATAATCACAATAGCAAAAGCCGGTTTTTTCTTATTCATCACGCCATTTTTCCTTCATCTGCCGGGTATGGTTGTCCCGCAGTCCGTTAAGGAGAATTTCCAGATGTTCCATCAGAACTTGCTGAATCAGCGTCGTTTCTTCATCGCCGATATCTTTCCACCCCGCACACAGCAGAATGGTTTCCCTGGCGACGCGAAAAGATAGCGCCTCGCCGATCAGCGCATGGGTATGAACGATAACCTTGGGATGATTCTGGTCCATCCCGGTATAGCGGGCGACCAGCGTCGTCAACAACCGATGCATGGGGTCGATAACCTGTTGATGGATAATAGGATAGGCTGCCGTTGGGGAGATTTGTTCCTGGGACATGATCCGGCTCAGATTCAGCGTTTCCGCGCGGGTCATCAGACGGCTGAAAGTCAGGATGCCGCGGCGAATATACTCCATAAGCTGTTCCGACGATTGCGACTGCGGCGGAAGTTGCAAAAAGGCATCGATTTCCGCCACCAGGGGGCGGTAGGTCAACTGAATATAATCGGCCATCCAGCCGGCAACGGCCAGATAAAGTCCCTCTTTTGACTGAAAATGATAGGCGATGGCGGCGATATTCTGCCCGGCCCGATTGGCGATATCGCGGGTGGTCGCGGCCTGGGGGCCGTATTCGCCGAAGACTTCCAGTGCGGCATTGATGAGCTGCTGTCGCGTTTGATCGCTGCGGCTGGAAGGGGAGGATTGCTGAACCATAGGCCGACTCGATAAATTTAATCAATCATATGATTAACTTTAGGCCTGTTTTTAGTATTTTTATCGATGCAGATCGCAAAAATTATGTTTAACCCTCGCTATCGGTGTGAATAACAAATTTAGCGATCCACCGATAAATATTCCTTTATCTTCAGAATTTCTGATACAATCGTCGGCAGTTATGCACCGTAGTTTGTGCCCGTTCATCGTGGTTGTTGCTTACGTCGCTATCGTTGAGTTGATGATGGCCCGGCAAACCCGTCTTATTATCCCTCTGAAAACTACACCGGCTATTATCCGGTCAGGGCGGATCTGGAGTTGTTCTCTATTATGTCATTTGATTCTCTCGGCCTGAGCGCCGATATCCTGCGTGCCGTTGAAGAACAGGGCTATCGTGAACCGACGCCGGTACAGCGCCAGGCGATTCCCGTGGTGCTGGCCGGCCGCGACCTGATGGCCAGCGCGCAAACCGGCACCGGCAAAACCGCCGGCTTTACCTTGCCTTTGCTGCAACTGCTGAGCAGCGGCGCGCCGCCGGCGAAAGGCCGTCGTCCGGTTCGGGCGCTGATCCTGACGCCAACCCGCGAACTGGCGGCGCAGATCGATGAAAACGTGCAGGCATACAGCAAATACCTGCGTTTGCGCTCTCTGGTGGTGTTTGGCGGCGTCAGCATCAACCCGCAGATGATGAAGCTGCGCGGCGGCGTCGATATTCTGGTCGCCACGCCGGGCCGTTTGCTCGATCTGGAACATCAGAATGCGGTCGATCTGTCGCAGATTGAAATTCTGGTGCTGGATGAAGCGGACCGTATGCTGGATATGGGCTTTATTCACGATATCCGCCGCGTATTGGCGAAACTGCCGGTTAAACGTCAGAATCTGCTGTTCTCCGCCACCTTCTCGGATGAAATCAGGACGCTGGCGAACAAGCTGTTGACCAACCCCGCGTCGGTTGAAGTGGTGCGCCGCAATGCGCCGTCGGAGCTGGTCACCCAGCATGTGCATTTTGTCGACAAGCGCCGCAAGCGGGAATTGCTATCCCAGTTGATCGGTGAAAATAACTGGCAGCAGGTGCTGGTATTTACCCGCACCAAGCACGGCGCTAATCACCTGGCCGAGCTGCTGGAGAAAGACGGCATCACCGCCGCCGCCATTCACGGCAACAAAAGCCAGGGCGCGCGTACCCGGGCGCTGGCCAACTTCAAGGACGGCGGCATTCGCGTGCTGGTGGCGACGGATATCGCCGCCCGCGGTCTGGATATCGATCAACTGCCGCACGTGGTGAACTATGAACTGCCCAACGTGCCGGAAGATTACGTCCACCGCATCGGCCGCACCGGCCGCGCGGAGTCCACCGGGGAGGCCCTGTCGCTGGTCTGCGTGGACGAACACAAGCTGCTGCGCGACATTGAGCGTTTGCTTAAGCGCGAGATCCCGCGCATTGCCGTGTCGGGCTATGAGCCGGATCCGTCGATCAAGGCCGAGCCGATTATCAACGGTCGCCAGGGCGGACGCGGCGGTGCGCCTCGCGGTCAGACCGGTGCGCCGCGCGGTCAATCCGAGCGCCAGCGCGCCGACGGCCCCCGTCAGCCGCGCAGGTCCGGCGGCAACGGCGCCAGCGCGTGGGCAGGCAACGGAGATGGACAGCAGCGCCGCGCGCCGCGTCCGCAAAATCGCGGCAAACCGGCGGCGAAATAAGCCTTATCAATCTGAGGGAGACTTGCGGCTCCCTCAGACCATCGACAAAGCCTGTTATTAGGGAGAGCGTGGCGAGGGGCCGTAGCGGCGTAAGCCGCCGGAGCGCCCCTCGGTACGGTAGGCCCGGGTATCGCCGACTTACAGGCGACTTTGTCAGCAACCTCAGGGAGCCTTGCGGCTCCCTGTCTTTATTTGGCCGGTGCGGTTTGCGCCGCGCCGCCGCGCGGCCGGTAAAACATCACCGCGTTACCCGCCAGGATCAGCACCAATCCCAGCACGGCGTTGGTTTGCCAATGGTAATCTTCGAACAACGTCGATACCGACAGCGCAACCAGCGGAAACAGCAGCGTGGCGTAGGCGGCCTGGCTGGCGCCGATGCGTCCCACCAGACTGAAATAGGCGCCGAAGCCAATTACCGAGCCGAATAGCGCCAGATAGCCCAGCGACGCCAGATAGCTCGGTGAGTCGTCCAGCGTAAAGTCGTAGCCCTGAAACAGGCTGAACAGCCCCATCCACAGCGCGCCATAGCCCATCCCCCAGCCGTTGGTGGTCATCACGTCGCGCCCCTGGCGCTGATGCTGAAAACTGATCATATTGCCCAGCGAAAAACAGTAGGTGCCGAACAGGCTTAGCCCGACGCCCCACAGCAGATGCGGCTGAGCTTCCATATTCATCAGATCGTGCCAGAACAGCGCCACGATGCCGGCGAGGCCCAGCGGCGCGGCGAGCATCACATTGCGCGTCAGGCGCTGGCCGAAAAACAGCCGGCCGTTAAAGGCGTTGAACAGTACCGCCATGGAAAAAATAACCGATTCCAATCCACTCGAAATCCAGGCGATGGCGTGGTAAAAACAGAGAAAGTTAATGCCGAATACGCAGAGTCCCTGCACCATGCACAGCAGATGGGCTTTAAGCGTCAGCGAACGAAGGCGGCGGGAGATCGCCAGAAATGCCAGTAAAATCGCCGCCGAAATCAGAAATCGCCAGAAAATGGAGACTTCGGCAGCCACGCTGCCCTGTTGCAAGCTGATGGCGATCCAGGTGGTGCCCCAGATCAGCACCACGGAAAGATAAAGAAAAACGTTCATAAGCGGACTCCGGAGGTTAGTATACCTGCCAGTATGCGGTTTTCCCCGGAAGCAGGCTTTCAGCGGATTGCGCTCAATAGCATAATCTTGCGGTTTATTTAACGGGAGGGCGAATGCGCCGCTATAAAGTGTTCGATACGCTGCAACAGCATAAAACGGAGCTGCGGGATACCGTCGAGCTCGGTTCCGGCGTGCGTCTGGCATCCTGGTTTAACCGCCACGATATGGTCACGGTGGAAAACAGCGATCATCACACCCTCAGTCTGTACGTCGCCGACGGCTACGAGAGTTACCATAAAACGCCGGATGGCTGGCACAACGGCGGCGGGCCCGATCGCTTCTGTCTGATGCCGAAACAGAGCGTCTCCGTTTGGGATATCCGCGGCGATCTCTCTTTCGCGCACCTCTACTGCGACGATGGCCATTTCCGCCAGTTGGCGGAACAGACCTGGGATCGCAGTCCGGCGTCGATTCGCACCGAGGAGCGCATTTTCGGTGAGGATACGCAGATCGCCTTGCTGTATCGCCAGTTTCTGCTCAATAACGACTGGTCCGTTCCGGCCAATAAACTGGTGTTGAGCAGTGCGGCGACCTTGCTGATGATCCACATTCTCAGGCAATACACCCAGCTGCGCTGGACGCTGCCGGAGGTGCGGGGCGGGCTGGCGCCCGCGGTGCTGCGCCGAGTAAAAGAGTGGATTGAAATCCGCATCGGCGCGCCGCTGACCTTGTCCGAGCTGGCGACGGAGGCCGGATTGAGCGAATTTCACTTTGCGCGCATGTTTCGCCAGAGCGAAGGCATGGCGCCGCACCAGTACGTGCTGAAACGGCGGTTGGCGAAAGCGGACGAGATGCTGCGCTGCGGCACGCTATCGATAACCGATATTGCCCTGGCCTGCGGTTTCAGCTCCGCCAGCCACCTTAGCCACCGTTTTAAACGCGCGTTCGGCATCACGCCCTCCGCGCTGCGCCGCAGCCTGTCGCGCTGAGGGCGGGAGGTAAACTTATTCCGGGTCGTCGCCGTAATATAATTTCCCAATGCGGATAATGTCGCGGCCCTGAGATTTTCGATGCTTATTGGAATCGCGCAGCGAATAGATACAGCCGCAGTATTCCTGCTGATAAAAACGCTCGCGCTTGCTGATCTCTATCATCCGCGCGGAGCCGCCGCCTTTGCGCCAGTTGTAATCCCAATAGACCACGCCGGGGTATTTTTTAGCCGCGTTGTTTCCGCAGTCATTAATCTGCTGCATGTTTTTCCAGCGTGAAATGCCCAGTGAACTGGAGATGACGCTGAAGCCGTTTTCAGCCGCATATAGCGCCGTGCGTTCAAAGCGCATATCAAAACACATGGTGCAGCGAATACCCCGTTCCGGCTCCCACTCCATGCCTTTGGCCCGTTCAAACCAGTTATCGGTATCGTAATCGGCGTCAATAAACGGCACGTTATGCTGTTCGGCGAAGCGAATATTCTCCTCTTTGCGAATCAGGTATTCGCGTTGCGGATGAATATTAGGGTTATAAAAGAAAATGGTGT comes from Brenneria nigrifluens DSM 30175 = ATCC 13028 and encodes:
- the rhlE gene encoding ATP-dependent RNA helicase RhlE, which encodes MSFDSLGLSADILRAVEEQGYREPTPVQRQAIPVVLAGRDLMASAQTGTGKTAGFTLPLLQLLSSGAPPAKGRRPVRALILTPTRELAAQIDENVQAYSKYLRLRSLVVFGGVSINPQMMKLRGGVDILVATPGRLLDLEHQNAVDLSQIEILVLDEADRMLDMGFIHDIRRVLAKLPVKRQNLLFSATFSDEIRTLANKLLTNPASVEVVRRNAPSELVTQHVHFVDKRRKRELLSQLIGENNWQQVLVFTRTKHGANHLAELLEKDGITAAAIHGNKSQGARTRALANFKDGGIRVLVATDIAARGLDIDQLPHVVNYELPNVPEDYVHRIGRTGRAESTGEALSLVCVDEHKLLRDIERLLKREIPRIAVSGYEPDPSIKAEPIINGRQGGRGGAPRGQTGAPRGQSERQRADGPRQPRRSGGNGASAWAGNGDGQQRRAPRPQNRGKPAAK
- a CDS encoding epoxyqueuosine reductase QueH yields the protein MSNVKTSDFQRPMLSLPDGADKLLLHSCCAPCSGEVMEAITASGIEYTIFFYNPNIHPQREYLIRKEENIRFAEQHNVPFIDADYDTDNWFERAKGMEWEPERGIRCTMCFDMRFERTALYAAENGFSVISSSLGISRWKNMQQINDCGNNAAKKYPGVVYWDYNWRKGGGSARMIEISKRERFYQQEYCGCIYSLRDSNKHRKSQGRDIIRIGKLYYGDDPE
- the cecR gene encoding transcriptional regulator CecR, producing MVQQSSPSSRSDQTRQQLINAALEVFGEYGPQAATTRDIANRAGQNIAAIAYHFQSKEGLYLAVAGWMADYIQLTYRPLVAEIDAFLQLPPQSQSSEQLMEYIRRGILTFSRLMTRAETLNLSRIMSQEQISPTAAYPIIHQQVIDPMHRLLTTLVARYTGMDQNHPKVIVHTHALIGEALSFRVARETILLCAGWKDIGDEETTLIQQVLMEHLEILLNGLRDNHTRQMKEKWRDE
- a CDS encoding DMT family transporter, producing the protein MNVFLYLSVVLIWGTTWIAISLQQGSVAAEVSIFWRFLISAAILLAFLAISRRLRSLTLKAHLLCMVQGLCVFGINFLCFYHAIAWISSGLESVIFSMAVLFNAFNGRLFFGQRLTRNVMLAAPLGLAGIVALFWHDLMNMEAQPHLLWGVGLSLFGTYCFSLGNMISFQHQRQGRDVMTTNGWGMGYGALWMGLFSLFQGYDFTLDDSPSYLASLGYLALFGSVIGFGAYFSLVGRIGASQAAYATLLFPLVALSVSTLFEDYHWQTNAVLGLVLILAGNAVMFYRPRGGAAQTAPAK
- a CDS encoding helix-turn-helix domain-containing protein; the protein is MRRYKVFDTLQQHKTELRDTVELGSGVRLASWFNRHDMVTVENSDHHTLSLYVADGYESYHKTPDGWHNGGGPDRFCLMPKQSVSVWDIRGDLSFAHLYCDDGHFRQLAEQTWDRSPASIRTEERIFGEDTQIALLYRQFLLNNDWSVPANKLVLSSAATLLMIHILRQYTQLRWTLPEVRGGLAPAVLRRVKEWIEIRIGAPLTLSELATEAGLSEFHFARMFRQSEGMAPHQYVLKRRLAKADEMLRCGTLSITDIALACGFSSASHLSHRFKRAFGITPSALRRSLSR